ACTGGCCCGGCGAGCTGAAGTCCTGGCTCGCCGACCCCGCCGTCCCCCCACCCGGCGGCGAGAGCTTCGCCGAGGCCACCGAGCGCGTCTCAGCCGCCAGGGACAGACTTCTCCTCGACCACAACGGCAAGACGATCCTGATCGTCTCCCACGTCACCCCCATCAAGATCCTCCTCCGCCTGGCCCTCCTGGCCCCCCCGGAAGCCCTCTACCGCATGCACCTCGACGTCGCCTCCCTGTCCGCCGTCGACCACTTCCCCGACGGCCCCGACCTCGTCACCAAACTCAACGACACGTCCCACCTCCCCTGACGGCAAGGGAACACCCCCGAGATCCGTTAGGCTGACAGGTACGGCAGGCGAGCCGGCCGGGCGGCCGCGTCGGGGCCAGGCCCCGCCGAGGAAGGTCCGGGCTCCACAGGGCAAGGTGGTCGGTAACACCGACCCGGGGCGACCCGCGGGACAGTGCCACAGAAAACAAACCGCCTCCCCCTTCGGGGAAGGTAAGGGTGAAACGGTGGTGTAAGAGACCACCAGCGCTCACGGTGACGTGAGCGGCTAGGTAAACCCCACCTGGAGCAAGGTCAAGAAGGGACTCTCGCAAGAGAGCCCCGCGCGCGGCACTTGAGGGCGACCCGTCCGAGTCGCGCGGGTAGACCGCTTGAGGCCGTCGGCAACGACGACCCTAGATGGATGGCCGCCTCTTCGCACCAGCGAAGAACAGAACCCGGCCTACAGGCCGGCTCGCCCGCCACAACCCCTCTGACCAGCGCCGTCCGAGCACCAAGGCGAGGGGTCAGCAGGCGGTGTCGGTGGCCGGCAGTTCACCGGTGGTGAGGTAGTGGGTGACTGTGGCGTTGAGGCAGGCGTTCCCGTAGTGCGGGAACGGGGCGTGGGTGTGAGCGTCGATCGTGACGAGGCGTGATCCGCGGATGCGGGTGGCCACGGCTCTGCTCACGGACGGCGGCACCGCCACGTCCCGCAGGGCCGCGACGACAAGGGCGGCCGGCGCGCGGTTGCCGTCGAGCCGCACCGGTTCGTCCTTGGCGGAAGGCCAGAACGCGCATGGGTTGATGTTGGCGTTGACCGGGCCGAACAGCGGGTGGCGGTCCCGCTGGGAGACGATGTCGCGCAGGTAGACGCGCGGGTCGCGCGGCCAGGGGGCGTCGGCGCAGCGGTAGGCGATGTTGGTGGCGGTGTAGTGGCCGGCGGGCACGCCGGGCACACCCTCGGGCCGCGGAGGGCGGATGGGGAAGGGCAGGGACGGCTCCCGTCCGGACGCGACGGCGGCGAAGGCCGCGGCGGCGATGCCGAAGGCGCGCTCGTCGTAGATCCCGGCCACCAGCACGGCACCCAGCTCGCCGACGGTCCAGGGGTGACCGCCGATGACGATGGGGGCTCGGGTGGCCCGGTCGAGGATCCCGGTGAGGGTGGCGTGCACCTGTGCGGTGGTCTCCCCCAGGCCGTACTCGGGGTGCCGCCCGGCGGCCCAGGCGGCGAGGGCCATCGTTCCCTTCTCGAACGCAGGGGTGCGGCCCATCTCGTAGGGCCGCCAGATCGTGTCGGCGTTCACCGGGCTGTCCAGTACGAACCGGTCCACGCGGCGCGGGAACAGCGTGCCGTAGACGCTGCCGAGCAGCCCGGCGTACGAGCCGCCCAGGTAGGAGATCTTCTCCTCGCCGAGGGCCGCGCGGATGAGGTCCATGTCGCGGGCGGCGTTCGCGGTGGTGGCGTGCGGCAGGGCCCAGCCGGAGGCCCGTACGCAGTCCTCGGCGTACCGCCGGGCCTCGGCGGCTTCGGCGGGGAAGCGTCCGGGGGCCGCGGGGCGTACCCAGAACCCGCTGGGCTCCTCCTCGGGCTGCCCGCAGCCGATGGGCGAGCTGCGCTCGATGAATCTCATGTCAAACCCGACCAGGTCATACCGCGCGCGGACCTCGGGGGACAGCGCCGGGGCGAGGCTCACGGGCAGCGGGACACCGGGCCCGCCGGGGCCGCCGCCGGTGGTGAGCAGAACACCCCGGCGCCGTGCCGGGTCGGTGGCGGGCAGCCGGGAGATGACGACGGAGATGGTGCGGCCGCGCGGGCGGCGGTGGTCGAGGGGGACGGTTACCCGTGCGCATCGCAGGTCCGGCGTGCTCACCCCCGCGCACGCCTCCCAGCGCAGTCCCTTGCCGCCGGTGGCGGTACCGGGTGTGGCGGCCGCGGGGGCGGCCAGGGCCAGGGCGGCGACCGGTGCGAGCGTGGCGGCCGTCACGGCACGGACGAGGCGTCCGGAGGCCTGGGCCGCGTGGTCCGAGAGCCGTGTCACCCGGGGCAGGCGAGCGCCGTCTGGGGAGTCGCCTGTGGTGTCCGTCATGTCGTCACTCTCCATCCTTCATGGGCACGTCCGCCGGTCGGGGGACTTTCGTACGGGTAGGGGTCTTGCTGCCGTGAAGGCTGGTTCGCGAGCGACCGGGGGGAGGCCGGGCCCTGACGATCATCTGGCGCGCAGGCCGTGTCAAGCCGGCAGCGCTGGTCCGATCATGTCGGCCTGGTCAGGCGGATCACTGCCCATTGATCGTTTTCATGGCGTTTCATGGTGCTCCCCGGTGAGCGGCCCGGCGGTGTCGAGACGCCGTGCACGCCGGTCGTGGGCCGGTGGCACGGCGTTGGGAGGCGGCGGAGGACAATGTCAAAGGATGGGAGCGTCAACGCAGTTCAGAGGGTAGATCGCCGGTCGGCGTGCAGGTCACGCGCAGGCCGGATCGGAACCCCGCCTACAGGCCGGCTCGCCCGCCTTCACCTCCTCGTCGTCGGGGGTTCCCCGGTTCTCAGCCGAGCGGCCTCGGTGTACTTATGAACGTTTCGGGCTGCTCCTGAGTGTTCACCCTGTTCGAGGGGTGGTGGGCTGTGTGGGCTGGGGTGAGGTGTTGGTGTCGGGTCGGGGGGTGTTGGAGCGTGGGGGGTCGACGACGCGGGGGAGCCGGGGTTTCCGGTGGGAGTGTCCCTGGGCCTCCGTCCTGACATCGAGGAGAGAAGTGCGGATGAGGTTGCGTGTGTTCCCGGCGCAGGGGGACGGCGGGGAGACGTACGAGAGGCGGCGGCGCCTGCGGGTGGGGCGGCGGGTGGTGCTGGCGGTGGTGTCGGCACTGATGCTCACGCCGTTCATGACGGCGCCGGCGTCGGCGCACGGGGCCATCAGTGATCCGCCGGCTCGGGCCTACAGCTGCTACACGCGGTGGGCCAACGACTGGCAGTCGCCGCGGATGGCGACCGAGGACCCGATGTGCGACCAGGCCTGGAAGGCCGACCCGAACGCCATGTGGAACTGGAACGGGTTGCTCCGGGACGGGGTCGGCGGCAACTACCAGACGGCGGTGCCGGACGGGACGCTCTGCAGTGGGGGGCTGACCTCCAACGGCCGGTACGCGGCGCTCGACGTGCCGGGGCCGTGGAAGACGGTGGACAAGCCGAACCGGTTCACGATGAACCTGCTCGACGGGTCGTCGCACGGTGCGGACTTCATCAGGGTCTACGTGACCAAGCAGGGGTTCGACTCCACCACGCAGCGGTTGCGCTGGAGCGACCTGGAGCTCGTGAACACGACCGGCAGGATGCCGACCGGGGCCACGACGCCGATCGACGTGTACGCGCCGGGACGTACGGGGCGGCACATCATCTTCACGCTGTGGCAGGCCAGCCACCTGGACCAGTCGTACTACTTCTGCAGCGACGTCAACTTCACCGGTGGCGGCCCCAGCCCGACGCCGACTCCCACCCCGACCCCGACGCCGACCCCGACGCCGACCCCGACGCCGACGCCGACCCCCACCCCCACCCCCACCCCGACGCCGACCCCGACGCCGACCGGCGGCGGCCAGTGGTGCTCGGCGACCTACCGGGTGGTCTCGCAGTGGTCCGGTGGCTACCAGGCCGAGGTGAGCGTGGTCGCGGGATCGTCGGCCATCCGCGGCTGGGCCGTGAGCTGGTCGTCCGGCGGCTCCACGATCAGCAGTTCGTGGAACGCCACCGTGACGACGAGCGGATCCACGGTCACCGCCAGGAACGCGAACTACAACGGCTCACTCGGCGCGGGTGCCGGGACGACGTTCGGGCTGCTCGGCAACGGGACCAGCCCCACTCCGGCGCTGAGCTGCACCGCGTCCTGATCACTCGGTGACGCCACCACGGCCCGCCGCGCACGCGCGGCGGGCCGTTTCGCGTGGGGCCGGAGGTGGGAGAGCGGGGGGAGGTGCGGAGGCGGGGAGGGTGCGAGGGTACGGCGGGGGAGGATACGCGGGGATGCGGAGGTGGGGAGGGTGCGGGGGGTGGAGGGGCAACACCACGGAAGTGCGGAGGGGTCGGTGCTTTGACCTGCGCTATCGTGAGGAGCTAGGGGGCAGGAGGGTGGACCCACGACAGGTGCTGTCCTCGCTGCGAGGGGGAAGGGCCTGGATGCTCAGTAGTGATAACGCGGTCGTCCGGCTGAAGAACGCCTTCAACCGTCATGATCTCGACGCGTTGGCCGGCTGCTTCTCCAGTATGGCGGTCCTGGTGGCGCCGGACGGCATCGGGCAGGACCGTGAGGAGATCGCGTCCTACTACGCGCAGTTCCTGGAGGCGTTCCCCGACTCGATGGTGACGCCGCTGTCGCTGGCGGTGTGCGGCGACACCCTGGTGTCCGAGTACACGATCAGCGGCACCCACAAGGGGCCGTACCTCGCGGCGGGGGGAGAGGTGGCCGAGGCGACCGGCCGTCCCATCGCGGTGCGCGCGTGTTGCTGGACGGTCGTGGAGGACGACGGCCTGATCTCCAGCCACCGCGTCTTCTACGACCAGCTCGAGCTCGTCGTGCAGATCGGCGGCACGCTGGCTTTCGACGGCGCTCGCTGAACCCCTGTTCCTGGTCGTTCTTGTGCGGAAAAACCGTGCAATAGGAGTGACGGCGGAGAGGGCTCCCGCTCAGGGGAATGCGGGAAAATGGGTGCGGGGCCTCTTTGTTTGTTGTGCCTCTGTTTTGCCTATCGCTACTTCATGTGCCGGGTCGCGGCGGTTCCTGGCGGGTATTCCCTGTGCGCGATGTCACTGAGATGGCATCGCGGAAAGTCCGAATCAATCGGAATTCAAGGGATATGGGGGAGCCAATTGATTCCTCGGGAAAATGGTTATTTGGTAGGTAAGACATTGGCGGTGGCGGCGGCGATCACCGGCGGGCTCCTCGCGGTGTCGTCCCCCGTGAGCGCCGACGCGGCCGACGCACGGAACGTCCCCACCCACCAGGGTGTCGCGGCGGTCGGGGCCGGTGACCCCGACGGCCGGTGCCGGCACTGCCGCACCGGTCCTCCCGGACCTCAGGGACCCCCGGGACCGCGGGGCCGCGCCGACGGCATCTCCTCGGTCTACGCCACCCCCACCGGCGGCGTCCCGGCCAAGTACCTCGGGCTGGCCCAGGGCAACGGCACCACACTGGTCCGGGACCCCACGTCGGTGGCGTCGAACCCGTTCTGGCACGACGTCTCCACCTTGCCCGGGTACCCCGGCGGAGTGACGGACGTCTCGCTGACCGTCCCACCTGTCACACCCAACCAGCTGCACATCACGGTGCGCAGCATCACCGGCAAGGTCGCCCAGGCCACCTGCCTGCTGAGCCTGAACGTCACCTGGCCGGGCAACTGCGGCGCCTTCGCGGACTTCACGCCGCCGCTCTGATCCGCGGTCGCGGCGGCGCCGCATCCGGATGACGTCCGGATGCGGCGCCGCCGGGAGCCGGTGGCGGCGGTTTCACGAAATGCAACGATTGAGACGGACGGTTCGCGGAACCGGATCCGCCGCCGGCACTTTTCCAGACCGTGCGGCCGGTATTCCTTTCGCTGCTCCGGCGTCGCGCCGCGGCCGTACGGATAAGGTGTTCGCCGTTCGGGTGCTGTCGCGGTGGCACGGAATTACCGACCAATTCATTGGATTTCAACGATATGGGGGAACCGAGTGATTCCTCGGGAAACAGCTCCTTTCGGAGGCAGGCCCGCGCTGACGCTCGCGGTGGCGACGGCGATCACCGGCGGCTTCGTCGCCCTGGCCGCCCCCGCCACGGCCGACGCCGGCCATGTCCCTGGGCCCGCCGGCGCGCAGGTGACGCATGCCGGCACGCAGGCCACGCCGAGTGGTGACCATGCGGTGCGCGCCGTGTCGGCGCGCGGAGGCGATCCCCGCGGCGCCGACGACTGCCCGCCGGGTCCTCCCGGCCCGCCGGGGCCGCGTGGCCGTCTGGACGGCGTGAGCGGCGCCTACGCCACCCCGACGGGTGGGGTGACCGGCGAGTACCTCGCCGACGTGCAGGGCAACGGCACCACACTGATCCGCGACCCGTCGTCGATCACGCCGAACCTGCCGTGGCACGACATCTCCACGCTGACCGGCTATCCCGGCAGCGTGACCGGTGTCGCGCTGGCCGTCTCGCCGATCGCGCCGAACGTGCTGGACGTCACGGTGCGCTCCATCACCGGTGTGGTCGCGCAGACCTCCTGCATACTCACCGTGAACCCGGCGTGGCCCACCAACTGCACCGCCTTCACTTCGATCACGCCGCCGCTGTAGGCCGCCGCACCGCGCCACCGCGCCGCATCCGGGGATCCGGGTGCGGCACGCGGGCTTGTCAGCCGTTGATGACCATGCCAGGCGGGACGAGCAGGAAGACCTTGTTGGCGATGCGGTCCATGTCGCCGCACCGGCCGAAGACGAGACCCGCCGCGAAGTCCACCAAAGGCCGAGCGTCGTTGTCGGACATGCCGGTCAGGTCCATGACCACCGGCTGGCCCTTACGGTAGAAATGCCCGACGTACAGCACCTCGTTGTAGTCGCGGGGACGCAGGGTCCGCACCGTCGACATGTCCGGCGCCATGGGGGCGGTACGAGGTTCGCCGGGACCGCTGGGTTCGGGAGAGCGTGCCACCCCGTGACCGTAACATCGGGTCCCGACATTTACCGGCATCCCGGCGAAACGCGTGTCATCGGCTCAGTGCGAGCCGGCGCCGACCGGGCTGAAGCCCTCCTCGTCGAGGATGTGGACGCGGGCCGAGGCGATGTCGAAGTACAGGCCGACCAGCTCCAGCCTGCCGGACAGCTCACGGGCCGCGACCTCGGGGTAGGTGCGCAGGTTGTCGAGCTGCTGGGCCACGTTGACCCGGCACAGGTGGTCCAGCGGGCCCTCGCCGGCGTCCGACGGGGTGGCTCCGATGTACCGGGCCAGGGTGTGGTCGCCGTGCCGCAGCCACCGGTCCAGACCAGGCAGGCCCTCGGTCTTCACCCCCGCGCTGAGCACCGCGGCCATCGCCCCGCACCCGGAGTGGCCGCACACGGTGATGGTGCGGATGTTCAGCGCGTTGGTGGCGTACTCGATGGCGGCCACCACCGAGTCGTCACCGAGGGCCGCGCCGTGCCGCGGCACGAAGTTGCCGACGTTGCGCACGGTGAACAGGTCGCCGGGCCCGCTCGCGGTGATCAGGTTCGGCACCACACGGGAGTCGGCGCACGTGATGAACAGGTGGGACGGATCCTGCGTGCGCGCCATGCGGGTGAGGAACGGCCGTACCAGCGGAGCCGTGCGCCGCTCGAAGTCGGCCGCGCCGGCCACCAGGTCGGGTACGGCGCCTGACTCGCCACCCTCCGGGGGGACCCACACGCCGGCGTGACGCACCGGCAGGCGGGACAGCGGCCCGCCGCGCCGGTACGCACGCGGCAGCCACCACCGCTCCGGTGCCTGCGGCGGCGTCTTGGCCGCCGAGACGCGGGTGCCGCGGGCCGCCGAGGTGTACCACTCGGCGTGCATCTCGTCGATGCTGACGGTGCCGCCGGCGCGTTCGTGCTCCAGCCGCCAGCCGTGCAGCGCCTCGAACGCCGCGTTGTCCATGAAATCGACGTTCAGCTCAAGGTCCACCGCCGCTCGCGCCGGGATGGCCCGGAGATTCTCGCTGAGCACCGGCACACCGACGAAGGTGAGCGACCCGGTCACCACGACGTGCCACCGGTCGTCCGGCTCCAGCCGCACGTGTACCGACACGCGGGTCAGGCGGCGCAACGCGAGCAGCGCGGCGAGACCGAGACCGATCAGCACCCCCTCCGCCAGGCCGACCAGTACGACCGCTCCCATGGTCAGCACGTACACCGGAAGCTCACCGTGGCCGTGCAGCCCCCGCATGGTGCCGAGGTTGACCATGCGGGCCCCGATGAACACCAGCAGCGCGGCCAGCGCCTCCATCGGGATCAGGGTGACCGTCCAGCTCAGGCCCGCCGCGAACAGCAGCACCCACAGGCCGTGCAACGTGGTCGACCAGCGGCTCCGTGCACCGGCTCTGACGTTCGCCGTGGTGCGGACGATCACACCGGCCACCGGCAGCCCGCCGAGGCCGCCGGACACGATGTTGGCGACCCCCTGGCCGGTGAGCTCCCGGTCCAGGTCGGCGCGCGGCCCGTCGTGCATGCGGTCGGCCGCCACCGAGCACAGCAGCGACTCCACACCGGCGAGCAGGGCCACCAGCAGCACGGCCCCCGCGATGCCGTGCCAGTCGCCTCGCGGCACCTCGGGGGTGACCCACGCGGCGAACCCCTCGGTGAGGTCGGCCCGCGCCACGTCCCACCCGAGGAGCCCCGCGGCGAGCGACGCGGCGGCGAGCGCGGCGAGCGGCGCCGGCACGGCGTTCACGCGGGGCAGCCGCGGCCACAGCACCAGCAGGCCGATGGTCAAGACCCCCACCGCAACGGCGTGGCTGTGGTTGTTCACGAGCTGGTTCGGCAGCTCAAGAAGGTTCTCGACGGCCGAGCGCTGCGGTTTGCCGCCGAGCACGACGTGGAGCTGCGCCAAGGCGATGACGACGCCGACCCCGGCCAGCATGCCGTGCACGACGGCGGGGGAGACGGCGAGCGCGGTACGCGCGACCTTCATCGCGCCGAGCACCAGCTGCAGCGCGCCGGCGGCCAAGGTGATCATGCAGGTGGCACGCCACCCGTACGTGCGGACCAGCTCGGCGACCACCAGGGCCAGACCCGCCGCCGGCCCGCTGACCTGCACCACCGAGCCGCCGAGCGGCCCCGCGACCAGGCCGCCGACCACCGCGGCGACCAGGCCCGCGACCAGCGGGGCCCCGGACGTCACGGCGATGCCGAGTGACAGGGGTACGGCGACCAGGAAGACGACAAGTGAGGCCGGCAGGTCGTGCCGGACCACCGCCAGGAGACTCTGCGTCCTCGTCCGGCTACGGTGCGTGTCGGCCATCATGAGGCGACCCTACGACGCGGCCGCCGGTCGATTAAGGCTTTGGCCGACGCGTTTTGCCGAAGCCGGAGGAACGACTAGGGATCAGCGGTAATAGTCGGGATATTCGGGGTCGCCGACACGGTGGTGCCCCCCGCGCGACGACGGGGTGGCACGGGACGGCTCGTCCGCGCCGTTGCCGTACAGCTCGGAGTACGACGGCCAGTCGGGGCTGTGCGGCGGACGCGGCCACGACCCGGAGGTGGTGCCGGGGGCGGCACCCTGCTGCCGGCCGTGGCTCTGGTCCTGACGCGGCTCAGGGGTCTCAGGACCCCGGCGCGCCGGGGCGGACGGCATGCCGAGCGAGGGGGTCGGCGCGCTGACCGTGGTGTCGGCGTCGTCGATGGTGGCCCAGCCCGGACGCACCTCGTAGGACGAGGCGGGCCCCGGGTAGGTGGTCTCGCCGGGGTAGGCGTCACGCGCGGGGTAGGCGCCGCCGTCGTGGGACGGCATCTGGTAGTCGGCGGCCCGCCACGTCTCGTTGGAGCCGGACGCCGCGGGCTCAGGGCCGTCCAGGATGTCGTACGACCCGGCCGCCGGATAGGCGGGCTGAGCCGGCCACGACTGGCGGGACGGGGGCTCGCCGCCGCGGCCTCTGCGCGGCCCTGCCGGGCCGTCCTGAGGCCTGTGCGAACCGTTCTGGCCCGGGGACG
The window above is part of the Sphaerisporangium rubeum genome. Proteins encoded here:
- a CDS encoding cell division protein SepF, which gives rise to MSTVRTLRPRDYNEVLYVGHFYRKGQPVVMDLTGMSDNDARPLVDFAAGLVFGRCGDMDRIANKVFLLVPPGMVING
- a CDS encoding alpha/beta fold hydrolase — its product is MTDTTGDSPDGARLPRVTRLSDHAAQASGRLVRAVTAATLAPVAALALAAPAAATPGTATGGKGLRWEACAGVSTPDLRCARVTVPLDHRRPRGRTISVVISRLPATDPARRRGVLLTTGGGPGGPGVPLPVSLAPALSPEVRARYDLVGFDMRFIERSSPIGCGQPEEEPSGFWVRPAAPGRFPAEAAEARRYAEDCVRASGWALPHATTANAARDMDLIRAALGEEKISYLGGSYAGLLGSVYGTLFPRRVDRFVLDSPVNADTIWRPYEMGRTPAFEKGTMALAAWAAGRHPEYGLGETTAQVHATLTGILDRATRAPIVIGGHPWTVGELGAVLVAGIYDERAFGIAAAAFAAVASGREPSLPFPIRPPRPEGVPGVPAGHYTATNIAYRCADAPWPRDPRVYLRDIVSQRDRHPLFGPVNANINPCAFWPSAKDEPVRLDGNRAPAALVVAALRDVAVPPSVSRAVATRIRGSRLVTIDAHTHAPFPHYGNACLNATVTHYLTTGELPATDTAC
- a CDS encoding lytic polysaccharide monooxygenase; protein product: MRLRVFPAQGDGGETYERRRRLRVGRRVVLAVVSALMLTPFMTAPASAHGAISDPPARAYSCYTRWANDWQSPRMATEDPMCDQAWKADPNAMWNWNGLLRDGVGGNYQTAVPDGTLCSGGLTSNGRYAALDVPGPWKTVDKPNRFTMNLLDGSSHGADFIRVYVTKQGFDSTTQRLRWSDLELVNTTGRMPTGATTPIDVYAPGRTGRHIIFTLWQASHLDQSYYFCSDVNFTGGGPSPTPTPTPTPTPTPTPTPTPTPTPTPTPTPTPTPTPTGGGQWCSATYRVVSQWSGGYQAEVSVVAGSSAIRGWAVSWSSGGSTISSSWNATVTTSGSTVTARNANYNGSLGAGAGTTFGLLGNGTSPTPALSCTAS
- a CDS encoding SulP family inorganic anion transporter; protein product: MADTHRSRTRTQSLLAVVRHDLPASLVVFLVAVPLSLGIAVTSGAPLVAGLVAAVVGGLVAGPLGGSVVQVSGPAAGLALVVAELVRTYGWRATCMITLAAGALQLVLGAMKVARTALAVSPAVVHGMLAGVGVVIALAQLHVVLGGKPQRSAVENLLELPNQLVNNHSHAVAVGVLTIGLLVLWPRLPRVNAVPAPLAALAAASLAAGLLGWDVARADLTEGFAAWVTPEVPRGDWHGIAGAVLLVALLAGVESLLCSVAADRMHDGPRADLDRELTGQGVANIVSGGLGGLPVAGVIVRTTANVRAGARSRWSTTLHGLWVLLFAAGLSWTVTLIPMEALAALLVFIGARMVNLGTMRGLHGHGELPVYVLTMGAVVLVGLAEGVLIGLGLAALLALRRLTRVSVHVRLEPDDRWHVVVTGSLTFVGVPVLSENLRAIPARAAVDLELNVDFMDNAAFEALHGWRLEHERAGGTVSIDEMHAEWYTSAARGTRVSAAKTPPQAPERWWLPRAYRRGGPLSRLPVRHAGVWVPPEGGESGAVPDLVAGAADFERRTAPLVRPFLTRMARTQDPSHLFITCADSRVVPNLITASGPGDLFTVRNVGNFVPRHGAALGDDSVVAAIEYATNALNIRTITVCGHSGCGAMAAVLSAGVKTEGLPGLDRWLRHGDHTLARYIGATPSDAGEGPLDHLCRVNVAQQLDNLRTYPEVAARELSGRLELVGLYFDIASARVHILDEEGFSPVGAGSH
- a CDS encoding ester cyclase, with the translated sequence MLSSDNAVVRLKNAFNRHDLDALAGCFSSMAVLVAPDGIGQDREEIASYYAQFLEAFPDSMVTPLSLAVCGDTLVSEYTISGTHKGPYLAAGGEVAEATGRPIAVRACCWTVVEDDGLISSHRVFYDQLELVVQIGGTLAFDGAR